A genomic segment from Astyanax mexicanus isolate ESR-SI-001 unplaced genomic scaffold, AstMex3_surface scaffold_31, whole genome shotgun sequence encodes:
- the LOC125780505 gene encoding uncharacterized protein LOC125780505, which translates to MEESALLTEEELSGESKSKPSYTDAAELLSADTKLFIPEETEVTSGDGTTICYRFHCPHAGLFQCKITSLVFEMKEKGEVLYRIVSWDARLLDGLGQMQPAGPLYDIDCKGLISHLYLPHCEILSDESQQAVVHFTAGNVEIIPPLRVTTTHVIICIQALSLFGLLRNLFSANPISGQVLLFHKKLSVRQRMSKLNIHLLPRNVPVEEVKKKHPSSKYIDTSSKCQLTPGRKYRLSCDPYVSQPEDETFECDYGPNYHATFEVFIDIDAEDAKIGLLDEDEQEVWKPRLVFLTDISTQGVKLQTEAECAAFVDAHREQLIQRVSSVMEILDCLEKQKMISKEMYDNIKVTKPSQEQMRMLYNVLNSGGRAVKVEFYKILKKKQQLLVDELEAGPSQA; encoded by the exons aagaggAGCTTTCTGGAGAATCTAAGTCAAAACCATCATACACTGATGCTGCAGAA CTGCTCTCAGCAGATACTAAACTGTTCATTCCTGAAGAGACTGAAGTCACTTCAGGGGATGGGACCACCATCTGTTACAG GTTTCATTGCCCTCATGCTGGTCTGTTTCAGTGTAAAATTACCAGCCTTGTGTTTGAGATGAAGGAGAAAGGGGAGGTGCTGTACAGAATTGTCTCCTGGGATGCTCGTCTCCTGGATGGATTAGGTCAGATGCAGCCTGCAGGACCTCTGTATGATATTGACTGCAAAGGATTAATTAGTCATTTGTATCTTCCACACTGTGAGATACTTTCAG ATGAAAGTCAGCAAGCTGTGGTGCATTTCACTGCTGGTAATGTAGAGATCATTCCACCCCTCAGAGTGACGACCACTCATGTGATCATATGCATCCAAGCACTTTCTCTCTTTGGCCTTTTAAGAAATCTATTCTCAGCTAATCCCATCAGTGGCCAAGTATTACTCTTTCATAAAAAACTGTCTGTCAGACAAAGAATGAGTAAACTAAACATCCACCTGTTGCCAAGGAATGTGCCTGTTGAAGAG GTGAAGAAAAAACATCCGTCCAGCAAATACATTGACACCAGCTCTAAATGTCAATTGACCCCTGGTAGAAAATACAGGCTTTCCTGTGACCCTTATGTATCTCAGCCAGAG GATGAGACATTTGAGTGTGACTATGGTCCCAACTATCATGCTACATTTGAGGTGTTCATAGACATTGATGCTGAGGATGCCAAAATAGGGCTGCTGGATGAAGATGAGCAGGAGGTGTGGAAGCCCCGGCTGGTCTTTCTTACAG ATATTAGTACACAAGGAGTCAAACTCCAGACAGAAGCAGAAT GTGCTGCATTTGTGGATGCTCACAGGGAACAGCTCATTCAGAGAGTTTCCTCTGTGATGGAGATACTGGACTGTTTAGAAAAGCAAAAAATGATCAGCAAGGAAATGTACGATAACATCAAAGTTACAAAACCATCTCAGGAACAAATGAGGATGTTGTACAATGTGCTTAATTCAGGAGGACGAGCTGTGAAGGTGGAATTCTACAAAATCCttaagaagaagcagcagctccTTGTGGATGAACTGGAGGCTGGACCCAGCCAGGCTTAG